The genomic segment ACGAGCGTGATTGACTTCGCTATTCCATATGCCGGCGAGTCGCTGCAACAGGCAGTCGATAACTGGATGGCCAAGGCCGACGGTAAGGCATGTGTGGATTACACATTCCACGTTGCGTTGACCGACTGGAAGCGGCACCGCGGCGAGATGGCCGACATGGTGAAAAAGGGCTTCCCGACGTTTAAGCAGTTCATGATCTACGCGCGCGAGGGCTGGCAGGCGGACGACGCGGCGATTTTCGGAGCGCTGGAGCAGGTGCGCGATCTGAACGGCATGTTGCTGATCCACGCCGAGAGCAGCCGCGTGCTGGATGAATTGATCGAGCGGCATCACAATGAAGAGGAGATGCGCAAGCTCGGGGCGCAGCTGCACAGCATCACGCGACCGAACTTCATCGAGGCCGAGGCGATTCAGCGCGCGGTGACGTGGGCCGAGGCGACCGGCGGACGGTTGTACATCGTGCACATGTCGACGGCCGAGGGGACGGACATCATTCGCGCGGCGCACAAGCGAGGATTGAACAACGTGTTCGCCGAGACGTGCGCGCAGTACCTGGTGCTGGATGATTCGCTGTTCGAGGGGCCGGACGGACACCTGTACGCCTGCTGCCCGCAGATCAAGAAGAAGCGCGATCAGAAGCGGCTGTGGAAGGGTCTGGCGAGCGGTACGGTCTGCGTTGTCAGCACGGATACGTGCACGTTCACGCGCGAACAAAAAGCAATGTGGCAGGGCGACTGGACGAAGATTCCGATGGGCCTGCCAGGGCTGGAGACGTTATTGCCGATTGTCTATACTCACGGCGTGCTGAAGGGCAAGCTCTCGATGCAGGAATTCGTAGACAAGGTGTGCACCAGCCCGGCGAAGATCATGGGTCTGGGCGATCGCAAGGGCGCGATCAAGAAAGGATACGACGCCGATATCGCCATCATCCACCCCAAGCACCGCATCGAAGTGAAGCCGTCGGAGATGGAGACCAACGCCGATTGGTCGCCTTACGAGGGATGGAAACTGGCGGGCTTCTCGCGGACGACGCTGTCGCGCGGGCGCGTGATCGTGGACGATTACAAGTTCTGCGGCCAGAACGGCTGGGGCAAGTGGCTGCGGCGCGAGTCGGCCGGCGTGGTGTAGCGCCGACAACGATGAATCGTGAACGTCCGATCATGCCGAGCGATCGTTGAGATAATTGTGTTCCAGCGCGTCAAAGAGCCGCGAGCTTCAGCTCGCGCGGCGCTGCGTACTGCGCGAGCGTTTCCGCGCGTCAAAGAGCCGCGAGCTTCAGCTCGCGCGGCGCTGCGTACTGCGTGAAGCGTTCACGCGCGATCTGCGCGAGCGTTTCCGCGCGTCAAAGAGCCGCGAGCTTCAGCTCGCGCGGCGCTGCGTACTGCGCGAAGCGTTCACGCGCGATCGGTGAGCCGCGAGCTTCAGCTCGCGCGGTGCTGCGTACTGCGTGAAGCGTTCACGCGCGATCGGTGAGCCGCGCGGGCTGAAGCCCGCGGCTCCTTGGTTTTGCCCGCGGCTCCTTGGTTTTGTCCGCGGCTCCTGGTTTTGCCCGCGGCTCATCATGACGTGAAGGCACCAAGTTTTGGACCTGTTTTCAAAACAGCGTGATGAAGCCATGCGGCGGGTCAGCCCGCTGGCGGCGCGGATGCGCCCGCGCACACTCGACGAGTTCGTGGGGCAGCGGCATTTCCTCGGACCGGGCAAGCTGTTGCGGCGATTGCTGGATGCGGACCGGCTGACGAGTGCGATCTTCTACGGCCCGCCGGGCACGGGCAAGACAACGCTCGCACACCTCATTGCCGAGCACACGAAGGGCGCATTTGAAGCGACCAACGCCGCGTCGATCGGAGTGAAGGAAATCCGTGAAATCATCGCCCGCGCGAAGGAGCGCGTCCTCGGCGATGGCCGGCGGACGGTGCTGTTTCTTGATGAAATCCACCGCTTCAACAAGGCGCAGCAGGACGTACTGCTCGGCGACGTCGAAGCGGGCGTGATCATTCTCATCGGCGCGACGACGGAGAATCCGTTTTTCACGGTGAACGCGCCGCTGGTCTCGCGCAGCCAGGTGTTTCAGTTCGAGCCGCTCTCGAATGAAGACATCGTGGCGCTGCTGCATCGCGCGGCCGCCGATGCCGAGCGCGGCTTGGGTGCGCTCAAGGTGCAATTATCCCCGGAGGCAGCGTTGTTTCTCGCCGAATCCAGCGATGGCGACGCGCGGCGGGCGCTGGGCGGTCTGGAGGTGGCGGCGTTGTCGCAGCGTGCCGCCGCGGAAGGCGTCGCGGGCGCGGCAAAAGCGACGGGTGAACCGCTTCTTATCACGCTGGAAATCGCGCAAGACAGCATCCAGCGTAAGGCGATTGTTTATGACGCCGCGGGCGACCAGCATTACGACGCGGCCAGCGCGCTGATCAAGTCGATGCGAGGCAGCGACCCGGATGCGACGGTCTATTGGCTGGCCCGCATGCTGGAGGCCGGCGAGGATCCGCGATTCCTCGCCCGGCGAATCGCCATTTGCGCGGCCGAGGACGTGGGTAACGCCGATCCGCTGGCACTGGTCGTGGCGAGCGCTGCGGTGCAGGTGACGCTGCTGGTCGGCATGCCGGAGTGCCAGTTGCCGCTGGCGCAGGCGGCGATTTACATTGCCTGCGCTCCCAAGAGCAACGCCAGCGCGATGGCCATCTGGAACGCGGCGAAGGACGTGCGCGAGGGTCGGACGATTCCCGTGCCGCGGCATCTTCGTGACACCCATTACCCCGGATCGAAGCAACTGGGCCACACGGGTTATCAATACGCCCACGATGCGCCGGGTGGCGTCGCGGCGCAAGACTATCTCGGCGTGGATCGGTCGTACTACACGCCGACCGATCGCGGTCATGAGCGCGTGATGGGAGAATACCTGGCGAAGTTCAAGGCGCTTCGCGAGGGAAAAGCGAACCCGCCTTCCGGGCAGGCCAGGTAACGATGTCTACCTTATGCCTTTATGAAGTCAATGCAACGTGCGCGGACGCCGCGACGGCGGACGCATGGGTGCGATGGATGCGCGACCGGCACATCGCCGACGTGGTGGCTGCGGGGGCGATGTGCGGACGGGTGTTGCGGATTGACGGAATCCCGCATGGGTTCGTCGCGCAGTATGAGTTTGCCTCGCGCGCGGAGCTGGAGAAGTACCTTTCGCATCACGCGCCGCGGCTGCGCGCCGAGGGGCTGGAGAAGTTCGGCGATCGCGTCCAATGCACACGGCGGGTGTCGGAACTGATTGGCTGATGGGCGCGTCAGAATTCCTGCGCGCGAAACGCCCGGCTCCCGACGCGCATCGCCAGGCCGCAGGAAGCCAAGCCGAGTGTCACCATACCGGCAAACAGCCCGCCGCTCACGAGATCGAGCGATTCCAGGCTGCCGTTTCCGACGAGCCGGACGCAGATGCCGCCCATCATGGCCGCGTTGGCCGCCACCAGGGCCACGCTCGCGACGAGGTTGACCGTGCCGCCCAGGCCCGATGCGATGCGGCTGGTGTTTCGCTCCTGATAGCTGGGCATCCGCGCGCCCAGTCCGATCGCCAGACCGCACAGACCGATGCACGTTGCCGTCACGCCCCCCAGTTGCACGAGCGCCATCGCCGGGGGCAGGTCCAGTGCACGAACAGAAAGCGCCGACACGACCAGCGCCGCCAGCATCGTAATCGTGACCGCGTACGCCAGTTTGGCGCGAAGCACGCGGGGCCGATCGAACGGGCACAGCCCCAGCAGCCACATGTTCTTGCCTTCCATGGAGATCATGGGAAAGACAAAGCGGCTCGTAAAGGTCGAGAGGATGAGCGTGACCGCGCCGAAGCTCAAGAAACAGATCAGCGCCTGCCACGGAAGGGAGAAGCCGTCCGGCCGCGTCGTCGGGAGATAGAACAGATACAATGCGAGAAGACCGAAGAGAATGACCAGTTGCGACCATTGCAGCGGATCGCGCAGAAACGCGCGCACGTCTTTCAACACGAGCCAGCGGGACGGCTCCGGCAGATAGAAGAACAGCCCGCGCGTGAGCAACGCCGAGAATCGACCGGTGTAGCCGCGCGATCGGCTCAAGCCGCTGTGCGCGTTGGCATACGCGCGAAGCAATCGCGCGCCGACGATTGTCACCGCGGCCCAACTGAAGAACAGCGCGGTGGCGATCGTAACCGCGAGGTAGAACGAGGCCATGGCGGGCTGGTCGTCGATGGCGAAGCGGATCGTGTTCGTGACCCAGGTGGAGGGGAGCAGGGCGGCCTTGAGATATTGCAGTTCGCCAAGAAAACGATGCAGCCATTCTTTGGAGTCGAGCGAGGAGATGGCCCAAAGCCGGCCCCACCAGAGAACGACGCCGATCAGAACCGCACCGCAGGAGTAGATGAGAGTTTGCTTCGCGACGCGCGGCAGGTACATGGCAACGAGCAGGGCGGCAACCAACCCCAGCGCGCCGGGAATCGGGACGAACCCGAGGAAAGCCAGCAGGAACAGGGCATAAAACCGCGGCGGCAATCCCTGAACCTGTCCGATGGCGATCATCAGGGGGATGCCGAGCAGGATGAGCGACCAACTGGAGAGAAACAGCGCTTCGAGGTACATGACCGCGACGACGCTTCGCGGCTGCAATGGTGCGGAGAGAAGGAACGCCGGCTCGGCGCGGGCGAACAGCGCGCCGTAAACAATGACGGCCGTGGAGAACGCGAGCAGCGCGGTCATCGCGAGGAAGAACGCATGAAAGACGTAGGGCATCGCGATGACGGCTGGTTGCTCGAAGCGTCGCAGGAACGTGAACACATGCGCGAAGACGGCGTAGAGCAGCAGCCAGATCACGGCGACAAAAAAGATGA from the Planctomycetia bacterium genome contains:
- the hydA gene encoding dihydropyrimidinase; its protein translation is MRFDTIVANGTVVNANKSTKADVGIIGETIARVEKGLAKKAAADGTRIIDATGCYVIPGGIDVHVHLALPFCGTTSSDDYNTGTRAAARGGVTSVIDFAIPYAGESLQQAVDNWMAKADGKACVDYTFHVALTDWKRHRGEMADMVKKGFPTFKQFMIYAREGWQADDAAIFGALEQVRDLNGMLLIHAESSRVLDELIERHHNEEEMRKLGAQLHSITRPNFIEAEAIQRAVTWAEATGGRLYIVHMSTAEGTDIIRAAHKRGLNNVFAETCAQYLVLDDSLFEGPDGHLYACCPQIKKKRDQKRLWKGLASGTVCVVSTDTCTFTREQKAMWQGDWTKIPMGLPGLETLLPIVYTHGVLKGKLSMQEFVDKVCTSPAKIMGLGDRKGAIKKGYDADIAIIHPKHRIEVKPSEMETNADWSPYEGWKLAGFSRTTLSRGRVIVDDYKFCGQNGWGKWLRRESAGVV
- a CDS encoding DUF4286 family protein; translation: MSTLCLYEVNATCADAATADAWVRWMRDRHIADVVAAGAMCGRVLRIDGIPHGFVAQYEFASRAELEKYLSHHAPRLRAEGLEKFGDRVQCTRRVSELIG
- a CDS encoding replication-associated recombination protein A — protein: MDLFSKQRDEAMRRVSPLAARMRPRTLDEFVGQRHFLGPGKLLRRLLDADRLTSAIFYGPPGTGKTTLAHLIAEHTKGAFEATNAASIGVKEIREIIARAKERVLGDGRRTVLFLDEIHRFNKAQQDVLLGDVEAGVIILIGATTENPFFTVNAPLVSRSQVFQFEPLSNEDIVALLHRAAADAERGLGALKVQLSPEAALFLAESSDGDARRALGGLEVAALSQRAAAEGVAGAAKATGEPLLITLEIAQDSIQRKAIVYDAAGDQHYDAASALIKSMRGSDPDATVYWLARMLEAGEDPRFLARRIAICAAEDVGNADPLALVVASAAVQVTLLVGMPECQLPLAQAAIYIACAPKSNASAMAIWNAAKDVREGRTIPVPRHLRDTHYPGSKQLGHTGYQYAHDAPGGVAAQDYLGVDRSYYTPTDRGHERVMGEYLAKFKALREGKANPPSGQAR